Within Ipomoea triloba cultivar NCNSP0323 chromosome 9, ASM357664v1, the genomic segment TGATAAATGATACCCATTGCTGTGGAATATGTGACTTGTAACGGCATGCTGTCTATGTTCATCTAACTGCATGGTTCTTAgagttgttgttattgttggcATTTGTGATACCCATTGCCAAGCACTTCAGGCTATAGTGGTTAAGTTATTGTTGGCATTTTTCATGGAATATGTGAAATGTTTTATTGCGATGTTTATGCCCGTATCACTGTTGCACTGAATCTTACTTGGAGTTGAATGCTGGAGAGTTTGAGCGTTTCAAATACTGAAATTTGACATTTGTTGCTCTGCAGTTTGTATAGTCCAGTACTCCAGTCTTCCCACCACTCCCTTTCTTAATTTCATGCTTGAATCCAATCATGATTGACAATGAAGTCATAAAGGTTCCCACGCTTTTGCCAAGTTGGACACCAGAGATATGTGTTTGCACCTGAAGTTGTTTCCTTTTCAGAAAGAAAAGCTGGTGAGGGTATCTTCTTATGGTTCCAATCAGTCTCACAGGTTGCACATTTTTGGAACTCTCCCAGTATAAGAATAATATGTTGGTTTCCCCtgaaatgatgatgatgatggccaTTGAACTGGGAATGCTGAATTCATTCATGGCAAATATGAGAGATGATGGAGAACCAACCTCATACAAAAGAGATTGCTTTGGAGATTGGTGTCTCAATTTTGTCTTCCCTTTTGAAGCAAATGTTAATTAGTTAGAactatatttattgaaaataaataggTCTtagaaaataatgttataatgttgACAAtccccttttatttatttatttatttattattgtaccCAAACTGTAACTTGGGAGAGATATATCAGATATTCTTGATGTAGTAATCTTGTTCAGTCTTTCAACTTTGTGATTGTTTTCTGTTTGAGTATTTGTCTCCACCACATTGCCTTATAGGTTAGTTATGCACATATGATTTTACAGTTTTGATCATTGCTGGTACCAATTGTATTCGTATTCGATATTAttggtaataatttttttcaatatcataaaaaaaataaaaataaaaatcttcacAGTAAATTTTCTATTGCAAAATATTCTTATGTAATATTATGTCAATAAAAAAATGgactaaaagaaaataaattttattaccaGGGTAATATTGAAAACTTCTTTAAACAATAGGTTCAATAAAGAAGGGTATATGCACACAAATATAAATCCACgagaaaatgaaactatataaataaaaaaaatattttaaagaaatggagaaaatatttattgtatacACTTTTCGGAATTAATAAATTGGTAAATTtgtatttcattaaaaaaaaattgtaaatttgtattgGGCCTTGATGGGCCGCTTAGGAAACGGTATCCTTCTAATTTACGGAGTACTTTTATGCTGTAGTCGCTTACCACGCTTTGCTCCCACATCGGCTGATGAAACAACTTGCTTCCAGTATACATACTCTATCATGGAAGCACTGAGCGTCCCTTCGGGGACATCCGATAAAATTGGAACGATACAGAGAAGATTAGCATGGCCCCTGCGCAAGGATGACACGCACAAATCGAGAAATGGTCCAAATTTTTTTCCCCCAAAAAACCCATGGATCCCTTGTTCCCCTGTGAAAATTCAGTGAGTATTCGCTAAGCTGCACTTGAGTTTTGGATTTCCTTAAAAGTTTAGGGTTTTCCATTTCCCTAACCTGCTTTACCGCGTTTGGGATTCTGATACGTGCGATGCTATTGAGATTGGAAATCCTTTTAACCTCTTGTACGTTGTACCATTGCTGGGCTTTTCGCTCTTACCGTTTGTTTGATAGAATTGAATGTGTATATAGGTTATTGAAATCCAGAGTGGAAAACTATAATGCTATTTCTTGCTCTATTCTTGTGCATGTCTGTCTGTGTTTTATATTCTGTAATTAGATTGTTGGTagtttttgaagttgcaattgaATTCATTTTATCTTGgtcaaacaatgaaatttcatATTTGTTGCAGTGAATTCCAGGTGATATATCTCTGTTAAGTTCAGTATGGGGAATGAGTAAAATATTGAACTGGGAGTGCTGATGGTTCCCTAACATTCTACATTCATAATTACTGCTTGTTTGGCACCTGGTTGTAGTAAATGTGCCATGATAAAGTAGGTTTATATGGTTGAagaccttttttattttttattattagtgtGAAACACTTAAAAATATGATGAGGTATGAGTGTTATCATTCTTTTAGCTTTCCTGCTACTCCCGTTCCTGATTTCATAGCTGAAATGTGGtggaaaattatgtgtttaaggTTTCAACACTTGTTACAAGTAGGACGTGATAGATAGCAATTCATTCTTCATAACCTGAAGTTGATTCCTTTCAGAAAATGGTATCCAAGTTGCATGTTTTTGTTATCAATTACAATTAACTTACATATAAGCAAAATGTATTTTACATTTGATTTGTTGTTCAGAATAAATCATAACTTTGAGCTATGAATGCTGATAAATGATTAACATACCCATTGCTGTGGAATATGTGACTTGTAAGGGCATGCTGTCTATGTTCATCTCACTGCATGGTTCTTAGAATTGTTGAGAATGCGATTTCAAGTGCTGAAGACATGATTTATGCATAACAGTCTTAATGGATTTAGTGATTAGGGggttgttgggcggaggcctaaagggccaagtccagcaccctgcctctcgaaaatgtgtggcagtataaggaaataaaatcacaccttcgctactagctatagcttttggcatagtggtaagcgcttgatcctaataGGAACTAGTATAAATTGTTGCATTTGTTGATCAGATTGTCTGTTAGTCATGATCATCAATAGAAATACCATCTATCCTTGTACAATATCTTGGCTGTCTTCTAATTGTAATTAATCTTGGCAATGTTACTTTCACCCTCTTCTTCAGTTGATAATCActtctttctttgtttgtttcccATGAAATGATGACAGATGATGGCCATTGAACTGGGAATGCTGAATTCAAGGTCACCAGATCTTTCAAAAATGAGATGATGGAGAGCCAACCTCATGCAAAAGAGATTGGTTTAAGAACATTGCTTTGGAGATTGGTGTCTCAATTTTGTCTTCCTATTTGAAGCAAATGTTAATTACTTgaactatatttttaaaaaagttggattttgcacatttatatattattatatgctgGGGCGAAATGTGCTTCAGAAATTGCATTGAGATCTTTTCACTTTTAGGATTTTACAGTTATAAAAACCCAAGCATCAGACTTTAGCACCGTACTGCTGACTGTATAGGAAATGAGGCGTTGTTGCCAGAACCTCCTGCGAAGAGCCTCGTCAGGACTACCCTTACGCCCtcactcatcatcatcctcctcATCGAACAACAAGAGCACATTCAGACATATCATCATCGGCTCCAATGCAGCGGCATCAAGTCCGAGTGTGTCGATTTGGAGACGTAAGAAGGAAATGGGGAAAGAAGGTCTAATGGTGGCCAAGGAACTCAAGCGGTTACAGTCAGACCCTATTCGGCTTGAACGGTTTATGAAATCAAATGTTTCTCGACTTCTCAAATCTGACCTCCTCGCTGTCCTCGCCGAATTCCAGAGACAAGACCTTATCTTTCTTTCCATGAAGGTACCAATTTAaacagaggaaaaaaaaacttctttttTCTAGTATATTATAATGAACTTTTTAAGTTCTTGCTACATTTTATTTGTTGAAAAGTGAATGTTGCAATCATAACATTCTCTTTTTTTCATAGTTGTTCAACCGGATTGCTTGATACATTATTATGAATTGATCAGAGTGCACACATTCTTCTAGAATTTGAtgtcttaaatttatattagttcacTATATGCTTAccttttagttttgaataagCTTGAGAAAAGTATGAGTTTATGTTGCGAAAAATAAGAACATTATGTTTGGTATTTTGGTAATGCTCAAAGTGATGACCCATATAAATGCCTAACCATTGATGCTTATAGTGAAATAGACCTTTTTCACGATGGTGTATTCATTGGAAAGCAATTATTCTAGAAAATTTCTTGTTTGTGGCACTCTAGTCATTGAACTGTTTTTTCTTAATCTTATGGTTAATTTTTAGAGTAAAATAGAAACGGCTTGCTATTACGTCAGTGAGATCAATTGTTGTGATTTCGGAAGTGCCTAAACAGGATTACTTCTGTTCATCTATGACAAAGTATTTGACTATTGTGTTTACATGTGTAGATGTATGAAGTGGTGCGTAAAGAGATATGGTATCGGCCAGATATGTTTTTTTATAGGGATATGCTTTTGATGCTTGCAAAGAACAAAAGGGTAGATGAAGCAAAGAAGGTGTGGGAAGATTTGAAGAGTGAAGGTGTCCTTTTTGATCAACATACATTTGGTGACCTTGTGAGGGAATTTTTGGATAGTGGATTGTCTGATGAGGCAATGCATAT encodes:
- the LOC116030054 gene encoding pentatricopeptide repeat-containing protein At1g62350-like, translating into MRRCCQNLLRRASSGLPLRPHSSSSSSSNNKSTFRHIIIGSNAAASSPSVSIWRRKKEMGKEGLMVAKELKRLQSDPIRLERFMKSNVSRLLKSDLLAVLAEFQRQDLIFLSMKMYEVVRKEIWYRPDMFFYRDMLLMLAKNKRVDEAKKVWEDLKSEGVLFDQHTFGDLVREFLDSGLSDEAMHIYDEMRSSTDPPLSLPYRVILKGLLPYPDLREKVKGDFLELFPDMIIYDPPEDLFDDEEWRKESEEEIIR